Proteins from a genomic interval of Coccinella septempunctata chromosome 2, icCocSept1.1, whole genome shotgun sequence:
- the LOC123307367 gene encoding glutathione S-transferase C-terminal domain-containing protein homolog isoform X1 codes for MSWEKSTIYIKAYKEDSDCYSISIESLSIIYVFAVCESEHLELKLKLISSPLDVCIKLDTINVKYSVIDVENILPKLSTYCTWPIITVNNNVIAGVSSVARKIIQQSNNTKVEYLLGFRGNCLMACSEVSVWTMFCEIDMPQSLKQLLRDIATNANSIIIPNCLSRFEYHLSQPVKIHNIYKVARNENNKKFSMDIPKDALNLAHKYAEGPAMTISDIILFPYFHIFFKILDIYNLQKKFPLTHNWYKNLLYEFRHQLDLILPSVSNQLDIIVDGSFTKQSLYKSDMSQYKMEKKSFTKQTNIERALQIISSSNISVMNSNSLYGSDIGFCWNNVPLELNPRGGSLPEMRADRKCEQLESMAKSCIKIVGNSVSTIVDFCSGSGHLGLLLAYLLPKCHVILVENKEKSLLRATERIEILDLKNVTVVQSNLDYFSADFQLGVSLHACGTATDLVMQMCVKKNANFVCCPCCYGGIQTCHLLDFPRSRSFLSLKQLTYKDYLSLAHGADQTHDDENAKTKQGYLCMDIIDTDRKLYAEAFDYIIFLGKLQPVTCTNKNNMLVGIKTIQE; via the coding sequence GTCTTGGGAGAAATCAACAATTTATATCAAGGCCTATAAGGAAGATTCTGATTGTTATTCTATCTCAATTGAATCACTATCGATTATTTATGTCTTTGCAGTATGTGAATCCGAACATTTGGAATTGAAGTTGAAGTTGATTTCATCCCCATTGGATGTTTGTATAAAATTGGATACTATCAATGTGAAATATAGTGTcattgatgttgaaaatatatTACCTAAGTTATCAACATATTGTACGTGGCCAATCATCACTGTTAATAATAATGTAATTGCAGGAGTGAGTTCTGTTGCCAGGAAAATAATCCAACAAAGTAATAACACGAAAGTTGAGTACTTGTTGGGATTCAGGGGCAATTGTCTTATGGCATGCAGTGAGGTTTCTGTGTGGACAATGTTTTGTGAAATAGATATGCCCCAAAGTTTGAAGCAATTGCTTAGAGATATAGCTACCAACGCCAATAGCATTATAATTCCCAACTGTTTATCAAGATTTGAATACCATTTATCACAACCTGTCAAAATTCATAACATATATAAAGTAGCTCGTAACGAAAATAATAAGAAGTTTTCAATGGATATTCCTAAGGACGCGTTAAATCTTGCACATAAATATGCAGAGGGACCAGCCATGACAATATCAGACATCATTTTATTTCCTTACTTCCATATATTTTTCAAGATTTTAGATATTtataatttacaaaaaaaatttccactGACACACAATTGGTACAAAAACCTGCTTTATGAATTTCGTCATCAGCTTGATCTCATTTTACCCTCTGTTTCAAACCAATTGGATATTATAGTTGATGGAAGTTTCACCAAACAAAGCCTTTATAAATCCGATATGTCTCAGTATAAAATGGAGAAAAAGAGCTTCACCAAACAAACAAATATAGAAAGAGCTCTTCAAATTATTTCCTCCTCTAATATATCAGTTATGAATTCCAATTCATTATATGGTTCTGATATAGGGTTCTGTTGGAACAATGTGCCTCTTGAATTGAATCCACGTGGAGGTTCCTTACCAGAAATGAGGGCTGATAGAAAATGCGAACAACTTGAGAGCATGGCAAAATCGTGTATCAAAATTGTGGGAAATTCCGTTTCCACTATTGTAGATTTCTGCAGTGGAAGTGGGCATTTAGGATTATTGCTGGCATATTTATTACCGAAATGTCATGTTATACTCGTCGAGAATAAGGAAAAATCTCTACTGCGAGCTACAGAACGAATTGAAATTCTTGATCTGAAGAATGTCACAGTGGTACAAAGTAATCTGGACTACTTCAGTGCAGATTTTCAACTTGGAGTCTCCCTTCATGCATGTGGAACTGCGACTGATTTAGTTATGCAGATGTGTGTGAAGAAGAATGCTAATTTTGTGTGCTGTCCATGTTGTTATGGTGGCATTCAAACATGTCATCTGTTGGATTTTCCAAGAAGTAGAAGTTTTCTGAGTTTGAAACAACTTACTTACAAAGACTATCTCAGCTTAGCACATGGTGCAGATCAAACTCATGATGATGAAAATGCTAAAACAAAACAGGGATATTTGTGCATGGATATCATTGACACTGACAGAAAATTGTATGCTGAAGCAtttgattatattatttttttaggaAAATTGCAGCCAGTTACATGtacaaacaaaaataatatgCTTGTTGGTATTAAAACAATTCAGGAATAG